In the Candidatus Dechloromonas phosphoritropha genome, GGGCTGCTGTTGACCGGCGGCATTGCCGCGCTGGTCTACGCCTATCTGGTGCGCTTTTTGGCGGTGGCGCTGCACACGGTCGAATCGAGCCTGGCCAAGATCACTCCGAATATGGACGATGCGGCACGCTGTCTGGGTCTTGGGGAGGTCGCGACGCTGCGCCGGGTGCATGCGCCCTTGTTGCGCGGCAGCCTGCTTACCGCCGGCCTGCTGGTCTTTGTCGATGTGATGAAGGAACTGCCGGCAACGCTGGTCATGCGTCCGTTCAATTTCGACACGCTGGCAACACAGGTTTATACCCTGGCTTCGGATGAACGCCTGGCCGAGGCGTCGACTGCATCGCTGGCAATCGTCGCCGTCGGCCTGTTGCCGCTGATCGCCCTGTCGCGGCAGGTTTCGCGGGCCCGAGAATAAGAAAACGCCCCGGCGGCGCGGGGCGTCATGGCTGTCGCGGATGTTTACTTGAAACCGGCGCGATCAAAGATCATCTGCGCCTTGACCTGGTACATTGCGAGATTGCCGACCGGCAGATTGTCGGCCTTGAACTTGCCCATTTTTTCGAGCGCCGGGTTGCTCACCTTGACGCTTTCGACGACCGGCCATTCGTTGTTGCCGTCGGCGAAATAGCGTTGTGCATCGTCCGAGGCCAGGTATTCGAGGAACTTGACAGCGGCTACTTTGTGCGGCGCCGTTTTCAGCATGCCGCCGCCGGAAACATTGATATGGGTGCCGGTGGTGGCCTGGTTAGGCCAGACGATGCCGACCTTCTCAATCATTTTTATGTCTTCCGGCTTGGTCGACCGCAACAGACGGGCGACATAGTAGCTGTTGGCCAGCGCGACGCCGCATTCACCGGCGGCGACCGCCTTGATCTGGTCCGTATCGCCGCCTTTTGGTGCGCGCGCAAAGTTGGCGACCATGCCGCGAGCCCAGGTTTCGGCCTTGGCCTCGCCTTCGTGGGCAATGATCGATGCCATCAGCGACAGATTGTAGGGGTGAGAGCCCGAGCGCGAACATAGCCGTCCCTTGAGCCGGGGGTTGGCGAGATCGCTGTAGGTCTGGATATCCTCGGCCTTGATCTCTGCCTTGTTGAAAACGATGACCCGGGCCCGCGTCGAAAAGGAAAACCAGTCGTTGGTATGCAGATGGGCGGGGATGCGCGAGTTCAGCGCTTTCGCGGCGACCGGTGCGAAGAGGCCGAGTTCATGCGCCTTGGCGAGGCGGGCGGCGTCGACCGTCAGGAACACATCAGCCGGGCTGTTGCTGCCCTCATTCTTGATACGTTCCAGCAGTTCGTCTTCCTTGCCCTCGATGCGGTTGATCTTGATCCCGGTCTGCTTCGTGAAGTTGGCGTAAAGCGCTTCGTCGATCTGATAGTGACGGGCCGAGTACAGGTTGAGCACCTTGTCATCGGCGTGAACCGCGAAGGAGAGTGCGGCAAGGGCGGTGGCGATCAGGCGGGCAATCGGCTTCATGCGGCAAACCCCGTCAAGCAAATGAGAACGGCTACCATTCTAATGCTTCGGTATTGTTATGTAAATGAGAATTGTTATTGAATGGAGGTGGAAAAAAAGCGGCGCAAACGCCGCCTTGTTGCTCAGTTGCCGTCGATGATCCGCCGGGCGCCGTTGTAGCGCTTGGTCCAGTAGCTGTCTTCCATGCTCTCGACGCGAACTTCGGAACCGGTACGCGGGGCGTGCAGGAAATGGTTGTCACCGAGATAGATGCCGACGTGCGAGAAGGCGCGGCGCATGGTGTTGAAAAACACCAGATCGCCCGGCTTGAGCTGGCTGGAATCGATGCGCTGGCCAACCTGACTCATTTCAAGCGCGGTACGCGGCAATTGCGCGCCCAGGCTGTTCTTGAACACGAGGCGGACGAATCCGCTGCAGTCGAGGCCGCTGTCTTCGTCATTGCCACCGAAACGATAGCGAACGCCGACCAGTTTCAGGCCTTGCAGGATGACGTCCTGAGCCACATTAGTATAGCGTTCGAAGAAGGTTTGCGGGTCGTCAGCCTTGCGGGCCGACTCAGTTGCCGAAGCCGTAAGGGTGACAGACGCTAGGCTTACGGCGAGAAAAAGGGGGGGGAGAATTTTAAGCATAGCGACGAAATATATTTGAAATGCCATTGGCTGTAAAGCGAGTTTGGCGAATTAAGATGATCAAAACGCGGCGAATCCGGCTGCGGGACTATGTTCATAGCCCATAATTATGAATACAATTTGCTCTCCCGGGAGCGAGGAACGCCATGCAATCCTTCAAGGCACTATTGATCGAGGAAGTTGACGGCAAAGTCGCCAGTGCCTTCGCGACACTGGAAGAGGCGGACCTCGACCTTGGCGCCGTGACCATTCGCGTCGCCTATTCAAGTGTGAACTACAAGGATGCCCTGGCGGCGACTGGGGCTGGCAAGATCATCCGGCGCTTCCCCTGCATCGGCGGTATCGATCTCTCGGGTACCGTCATCGAGAGCACCGACTCGCGCTTCGCGGCGGGCGATCCGGTGATTGCTACCAGTTTCGACATCGGCGTGGCACATCATGGGGGTTATTCCGAGATTGCCCGGGTTCCTGGCGATTGGGTCGTTCCCCTCCCGGTAGGGCTGTCGCTGTTTGACGCCATGGCGCTGGGAACGGCTGGCTTCACGGCGGCGCTGGCCGTCGTGCGGATGGAGGAGAACCGGCTGGCGCCGGAAAACGGCTCGGTGATCGTCACCGGCGCGACCGGTGGTGTCGGCAGTCTGGCCGTCGATATTCTGGCCAAGCGCGGGTACCACGTCGTCGCCTTGACTGGCAAGGAGAGCGAGGCGGATTACCTGCGTGGCCTGGGTGCCGTCGAGGTGATGCCGCGCAGCAGTCTCGACCTGGCGAAAATTCGTCCGCTCGACAAGGCGCGCTGGGCTGGCGCGGTCGACAACCTGGGTGGAGACGTTCTGGCGTGGATTGCCAGTACGATGGCTCAGGGTGGGACGATCGCCAGCATTGGCCTGGCGGCGAGCATGAGTCTGAATACGACGGTCGCGCCGTTCATCCTGCGCGGGGTGTCGCTGCTCGGTATCGATTCGGGGTATATTCGAGAACCCTATCGGAGCGGGGTGTGGCAGCGCCTGGCCAGCGACATGCGACCGCCGCATCTGTCCAGGATGTCGCGCAGGATCGGTTTTGCAGATCTGCCGGCTGCTTTCAATGAATACATCGCCGGCCGTGCCAAGGGGCGGGTTGTCGTGGAGATAGGCGGAGAGTGAGATGACGGATCCGGTCCGTATTCTGGTTGTCGATGATTCACGACTGGTGCGGATGGCGCTTGCCCGAAACCTTAAGGGAACTTTCGATGTTCACGAGGAGGGCGACGGCGAGGCAGCCTGGCAGCAACTCTTGCTCGACCATTCGATCCGGGCCGTGATCTCCGATCTGCAAATGCCCAAGCTCGATGGTGCCGGACTGCTGCAAAGGGTCAGGGCATCCAAGCAGCGCCGCCTGCAGGAGATGCCTTTTATCGTCGTTTCCGGCGAGGAAACCGAAGAGGAGCGTGAGCGGGTACGGGTGCTGGGAGCCTCCGACTTCGTGACCAAGGGTGCCGGCAGCGCGGTGATCCTGACCCGCCTTAACAACCTGCTTGCGCTGTCGGCTGCCCGCGAGAATCTTGAAGCCGGGCGCGAGAGCATGGTTCAGGATCCGTCAACCGGCCTCTTTTCGCGCAAGTATCTGGAGCACCAGGCTTCGCAGGCGCTGTCGCACGCGGTGCGCTCGGGGATCGACCTTTGCATCATGGTTCTTGGCTTTGATGCCTTCGACCGGGTGTGCGAGCGGCTCGGGCAGGATCTGGCCGAGCGCGTCGGTGCTCGTTTTGCCAAGATGCTCGCCGGCAAGGTGCGAACCGAGGATTCGCTGGGACATTTCGGGCCCGGTCAGTTCGCCATCGTTGCCCCGGGGACTTCGCCGCCGCTGTTCACCACGTTCGCCGAGCGCGTCCGGGAAGCCGTCGAGGTCGCTCATGTCCCGGTTCAGGGGCAACCGGTTTCGCTGACCGTGAGTATTGGCGTGGCCAGCGTGCCGCTCGATAACGTGGATTCGGCGCTGGCATTGCTGGAACTTGCGGGTCGGCGGATGCGCGAAGGCATGCGGGCTGGTGGCAACCGCATCGTTGCCGGCGACGGCGGGCCGGCGAAGCCCCATCAGATAAAGGTGCAAAGAGCACTGGAACTGATCGCCGCGCGGCGCGGCGAAGTCGTGCGCCCGCATCTTGGTCACCTTGGCGTCGAACTGTTGCCGCTGCTGCATCTGATGAATCAGGATTTGGGGTTGAATCTACCGCTGGCGGACATTGAACGCCGCTTTCGTGACCGGGCAAGCGAGAAAAAATAATCCGGCATTCTTTCCATGTGCAGGAAAACAATCTAGAGGATGACATATGACGACATACAAGGAATTCCATCAATACTCCATCGAAAAGCCGGACGAATTCTGGACCGAGCAAGCCAAACTCATCGACTGGAAAGAGCCATTCACCCAAGTGTGCGATTATTCGCGCCCGCCGTTCGCCAAATGGTTCGTCGGCGGCAAGACAAATCTTTGCTACAACGCGGTTGACCGTCACGCCGCCAAGCGTCCGAACGATCGGGCGCTGATCTTTGTCTCGACCGAGACCGACGAGGAAAAGATTTACAGCTTTGCCGAGCTGCAGCGCGAAGTCGAACGCATGGCGGCGATCTATCTGAGCCTCGGCGTCAAGCGCGGTGACCGCGTGCTGATCTACATGCCGATGATTGCCGAGGCCTGCTTCGCGATCCTCGCGTCAGCCCGGATTGGCGCCATTCACTCAGTCGTTTTCGGCGGTTTCGCGTCCGGGTCGCTGGCGACGCGTATCGACGATGCGAAGCCGACCCTGATCGTTTCTTCCGATGCCGGCATGCGCGGCGGCAGGGCCGTGCCCTACAAGCATCTGCTTGACGAAGGCATTGATCTGGCCGAGTACAAGCCAGCCAAGGTCCTGATGATCGACCGCGGCATCGACAAGGGCTTCAACAAGGTTGCCGGTCGTGATCAGGACTACGCGACCCTGCGCGCCCAGTTCATGGATGCCCAGGTGCCGTGCGAGTGGATAGAATCCTCCGAGCCGTCCTATATTCTTTATACCTCCGGGACGACCGGTAAGCCCAAGGGGGTGCAGCGCGATACCGGCGGCTATGCGGTGGCTCTGGCCTCTTCGATGAAGAACATCTATTGTGGCGGCGAGGGTGAAACCTACTTCTCGACCTCGGACATCGGCTGGGTGGTTGGCCACTCCTACATCATCTACGGTCCGCTGATCGCCGGCATGGCGACAGTCATGTATGAAGGCACGCCGCTGCGTCCGGACGCCGGTATCTGGTGGCATATTATCGAGAAGTACAAGGTCAATGTCATGTTCACGGCGCCGACTGCGGCGCGCGTCCTGAAGAAGCAGGATCCGGCGTACATGCACAAATACGACCTGTCCTCGCTCAAACACATCTTCATGGCTGGCGAGCCGCTCGATCAGCCGACACACGAGTGGTTCATGACCGAGTTGCAGAAGCCGATCATCGACAACTACTGGCAGACCGAAACTGGCTGGCCGATGCTGTCCGGCGTGCCTGGTGTTGAGAAGACGCCGATCAAGTACGGTTCGCCGAGTTTCCCGGTATATGGATACAACCTGAAGATTTACCGTGAGGACGGTTCCGAGTGCGATGCGAACGAGAAGGGCATCGCCGCCGTGGTCCCGCCGCTGCCACCGGGCTGCTTGACCACCGTCTGGGGCCAGGACGACCGCTTCGTCAGCACCTATTTCACCCTGTTCAAGGAGCCGCTGGTGTACTCGTCTTTCGACTGGGCGATCCGGGACGACGACGGTTACTTCACGATCCTTGGCCGCACCGACGACGTGATCAACGTCGCCGGCCACCGTCTCGGCACGCGTGAAATCGAGGAGGCGATCCAGAACCATCCGGCCATCGCCGAAGTCGCCGTGGTCGGTGTCGAGGACAAGTTGAAGGGCCAGATGCCGATGGCCTTCGCCGTGGTCAAGGATAGCTCGAAGATCGCGACTCCCGAACTGACCAAGGCGCTGGAGAAGGCGGTCATGGGAACGGTCGACGGCATTCTCGGCGCCATTGCGCGTCCGGGCCG is a window encoding:
- a CDS encoding C40 family peptidase, whose protein sequence is MLKILPPLFLAVSLASVTLTASATESARKADDPQTFFERYTNVAQDVILQGLKLVGVRYRFGGNDEDSGLDCSGFVRLVFKNSLGAQLPRTALEMSQVGQRIDSSQLKPGDLVFFNTMRRAFSHVGIYLGDNHFLHAPRTGSEVRVESMEDSYWTKRYNGARRIIDGN
- a CDS encoding diguanylate cyclase; this encodes MTDPVRILVVDDSRLVRMALARNLKGTFDVHEEGDGEAAWQQLLLDHSIRAVISDLQMPKLDGAGLLQRVRASKQRRLQEMPFIVVSGEETEEERERVRVLGASDFVTKGAGSAVILTRLNNLLALSAARENLEAGRESMVQDPSTGLFSRKYLEHQASQALSHAVRSGIDLCIMVLGFDAFDRVCERLGQDLAERVGARFAKMLAGKVRTEDSLGHFGPGQFAIVAPGTSPPLFTTFAERVREAVEVAHVPVQGQPVSLTVSIGVASVPLDNVDSALALLELAGRRMREGMRAGGNRIVAGDGGPAKPHQIKVQRALELIAARRGEVVRPHLGHLGVELLPLLHLMNQDLGLNLPLADIERRFRDRASEKK
- a CDS encoding propionate--CoA ligase; its protein translation is MTTYKEFHQYSIEKPDEFWTEQAKLIDWKEPFTQVCDYSRPPFAKWFVGGKTNLCYNAVDRHAAKRPNDRALIFVSTETDEEKIYSFAELQREVERMAAIYLSLGVKRGDRVLIYMPMIAEACFAILASARIGAIHSVVFGGFASGSLATRIDDAKPTLIVSSDAGMRGGRAVPYKHLLDEGIDLAEYKPAKVLMIDRGIDKGFNKVAGRDQDYATLRAQFMDAQVPCEWIESSEPSYILYTSGTTGKPKGVQRDTGGYAVALASSMKNIYCGGEGETYFSTSDIGWVVGHSYIIYGPLIAGMATVMYEGTPLRPDAGIWWHIIEKYKVNVMFTAPTAARVLKKQDPAYMHKYDLSSLKHIFMAGEPLDQPTHEWFMTELQKPIIDNYWQTETGWPMLSGVPGVEKTPIKYGSPSFPVYGYNLKIYREDGSECDANEKGIAAVVPPLPPGCLTTVWGQDDRFVSTYFTLFKEPLVYSSFDWAIRDDDGYFTILGRTDDVINVAGHRLGTREIEEAIQNHPAIAEVAVVGVEDKLKGQMPMAFAVVKDSSKIATPELTKALEKAVMGTVDGILGAIARPGRVYFVSGLPKTRSGKMLRRSLQALAEGRDVGDLPTIDDASTLEQIKRVLDS
- a CDS encoding oxidoreductase; protein product: MQSFKALLIEEVDGKVASAFATLEEADLDLGAVTIRVAYSSVNYKDALAATGAGKIIRRFPCIGGIDLSGTVIESTDSRFAAGDPVIATSFDIGVAHHGGYSEIARVPGDWVVPLPVGLSLFDAMALGTAGFTAALAVVRMEENRLAPENGSVIVTGATGGVGSLAVDILAKRGYHVVALTGKESEADYLRGLGAVEVMPRSSLDLAKIRPLDKARWAGAVDNLGGDVLAWIASTMAQGGTIASIGLAASMSLNTTVAPFILRGVSLLGIDSGYIREPYRSGVWQRLASDMRPPHLSRMSRRIGFADLPAAFNEYIAGRAKGRVVVEIGGE
- a CDS encoding Fe(3+) ABC transporter substrate-binding protein, whose amino-acid sequence is MKPIARLIATALAALSFAVHADDKVLNLYSARHYQIDEALYANFTKQTGIKINRIEGKEDELLERIKNEGSNSPADVFLTVDAARLAKAHELGLFAPVAAKALNSRIPAHLHTNDWFSFSTRARVIVFNKAEIKAEDIQTYSDLANPRLKGRLCSRSGSHPYNLSLMASIIAHEGEAKAETWARGMVANFARAPKGGDTDQIKAVAAGECGVALANSYYVARLLRSTKPEDIKMIEKVGIVWPNQATTGTHINVSGGGMLKTAPHKVAAVKFLEYLASDDAQRYFADGNNEWPVVESVKVSNPALEKMGKFKADNLPVGNLAMYQVKAQMIFDRAGFK